GTTTTCGGTTGGTTTCGGTTCcgatattttgattttttttttgttctaaaagTTTTCAGTTATTTACAAAATTCAGTTTAGTTTGGGTCAGTTATTTCGATTTTCTTATGTTGATTGGGAtagcaaaaaaatattctgagacaatttggtttgatttttatCAGGTAATGTTGgataatttgttttaaagtcAAATATCAAGTAATTCAAGTGCTTGGATGAAAATTTctggtaatttatatattttaaatatatcagATGAAAAGTGAATTTCTCGGGTAATTCGGTTCTCGGTTGCGAACTTTTTgattccatatatatatataattaatttacagAATTTAGTTcaattttggttattttggtttAGTACATTCTATTCTTTGGTTGTAGAGGCATATGTCTCTATGCCTACTTTCATATATGCTGATAAATGTGTCAACCCATAGTTTTCTCCGTGGATGATACAAATAGAAAACAGTAAGCTACTTTAAATGTCATAAATGGAATGGAAGATACGTTGACCAGCCACGAGCATATACAATACAAGCAGTCAACAAGTTATTAATATACATTGGCCCAAAGGGTCTTTAAATACTCCATCTATGTGTTTCATAATAACATATGTTTTgattcaaatttcaaatattaagaaacttactttttaaaagaaaatattagtaATATCTTTAAATTGAGTTAACtaatcataaaaatacattaaaatattattatgaactaatttttaataaaattaaaattacttaaaaataacaaaacactttatttttttgaaacatcaaatcttctctaaaatatattatactattataaaaCGGGTGGAGTATTTAGttatgattatttattaattgtgtttatataATCTAAAATCGTTCAAAAAGTGTATAGATTCTAATGAATTCAAGAATTGTAACtctattatttattaattacgGAAGCAAGAGACTTAGCGTTAATATATGCAATGGCTATATAAATTTGACCGATTCTTTTATCACTCTCCATctcttaaaaacaaaacaaaaatcacaaTAACAATGGCGTTTGCTCTCAAGTATTTTGTTATGTTTCTACTTCTATCTATGGTTACTCAAGGTAATGTAATCGAATCTCTAAAGACTTTTTGCATATATGCATGCGTTTTAGTGCATATATCTAATCTTATATCCAGTCATCATCATGGGATGCTtaatccgttttttttttttcgttgaTGCTTCTGTTCTTTGGattatattatatgaaataCATGATCTGAAATGAGATTTCGAATATTTAAGATAttgtttcatatatttattaggATGATGTCTTTCTCTCATATATATGTGACAATGTGTATTAGTGTATATCCATGTCTCCATTCTTTTTCATATACATATAGAGTTACAAAACTGATAAAAAGGACAATTATAACCCACACAGGACAATGCCGCTGCCGTGCCACCAACCTCCAGATCGGCGGGGTGAGGACGGGAAGAGAAGTTGCCGGACAACCGGAGTGGAAAATCACGGTGGTCAACACGTGTAACTGCCCTCAGAAGCAGGTGCTTCTCACATGCCGAGGGTTTGCTCCTGTGAATCCTGTCAAGCCATGGCTACTTCGCCCACAAGGAAACGCGTGTCTTCTGATTAATGGAGAAGTTTTGCCAGCTGGAGCCACAGCTGAGTTCGCTTATGTCGGCCAGATTTACGTCTTCAGACCCGTCAGCTCCATGATCAGACGAAGTTGCATGAATTAATTCCTTTTGCTATTACTACTTTCTAATTCATGTCTGTGAACAAGGTTATTAGTTCTCTTGCGTCGCAAGCAATATgactttttctttttgccaaAATATTGATGTGCGCATCCTTATTTGTGAAACTTTTACAGCCATAAATGTTAGTAAACGTCACCAGAGCTATTGGGTAGAAATCCCAAAACAAAGAAAGATTGGGCCGTCAGAAACATAGGCCTTTTACAAGCCCATATATTATAACCAATTGGTCTCAAACGTAGCATTATACAAACTCTTGGTCAACGTTAATGGTAGCATTAAATCGTGAAAATACAGAATTTAGTCATCTCTTCCGCTCTAATAATTGTAGCTATGAAATTGGAAACCTTCTggttttttttaacactgaatTTGAATTACAAAGCCCATAGTAAGCAAACGAAATATTATTCTCttgtttgattttcttttcgTACTAGCCATATACCAGTAATTGAAACAGCAAGCAAAGCACATTAGCTAATTCTaaacacttttttttaaaagttgattAAAGTTGGAAAAAACTTTCCACATTTCCAGCAAAACACAACGAAGACTTCCCGTCTGGTCGGTCCCCCAAGACCATACCGTCCAGCAAACGCACAACGAAGACTTCCCGTCTGGACCCCATTACTACCATTTCGTCCGTCCCTTATgataataaattacaaaaaaaaaattacgtatattttttatttatttatcaaaaaaacaCTATTTTATTGGGTGGATTAGGGTTCACTCCATCTCTCGTGTCGTGTCGTCTCTGTTTGTTTGAAATATCAACAAAAATCACATTTGGTTGGTTACATTAAACGCTTCTCCTCCTCCTTACAACAAAGTCAACACCTTTTCGAATTCTCTGTTTGATTCATAATCGAACTCTAATGGGAAAGCCAACGGCTAAGAAGACGCACAAGGATGCTTCCGGCGGCGGTGGGGCAAGTCAGGTGCTAAAACCAACCACCGCTCTGCTTCAAGAGCCTTGGACGAAGACATGGAGATTTTCATCACCCGAGCATCCGAGCTCAAAGAAGAAGGCAACAAGCTGCTCCAGAAACGCGACAACGAAGGAGCGATGCTCTGCTACGACAAAGCCGTGAAGCTTCTCCCCAAGGACCACATCGACGTGGCTTATCTGAGAACCAGCATGGCCTCTTGCTATATGCAGATGGGACTAGGCGAGTATCCGAACGCGATTAGCGAATGTAATCAGGCTCTCGAAGCTTCTCCTAGGTACAGCAAGGCTCTCCTGAGACGTGCCAATGTTACGAGGCTTTGAACAGGCTGGATTACGCGTTTAGGGATGCTAGGATCGTGCTGAACATGGAGCCTGAGAACGCGGCTGCGAAGGAGGTGTTTGAGAGGGTGAAGAAGGAGCTTGTGGAGAGAGGTGTCGATGTGGAGGAGATGGAGAAGAGCTTTGTGGATGTGCAGCCTCTTGGAGCTGCTCGGTTGAAGAAGGTTGTGAAGAagagtaagaagaagaaaaaggaagatGAGGTTAAGAGCCACAgagctgttgttgttgttgagagTCCCAAGGTGAGTAAAGATAAGCCAAAAGAGGAAAAGagtgataataataataataataagtctGAGATTGATGGAAAGAAAATCACTTTCaagaaacagaaaaagaagAGTGGTAATAAGGCTAAGGCAGGAGGAGAAGAGAGGAAGATTATGGAAGATGATAAGGTTGTTGTCATGGACAAAGAGGTGATTGCCTCGGAGATTGTtgaaaaggagaaagaagagaCAACGATTACTAGAACGGTTAAGTTGGTACATGGAGATGACATAAGGTGGGCGCAACTGCCCCTGGATTCTAGTATTAGACTTGTGAGAGATGTAATTAGGGATCGCTTTCCTGCTCTAAAGGGGTTCCTGATTAAGTATAAGGACGCAGAGGTGATTTGGTTACCATCACCACATCAGATGAGCTGAAGCTTGCTGCTTCTAATCATGATAAGCTTGCTTCCCTTAGGTTATACATAGCAGAGGTTAACCCTGAGCAGGAACCGACCTATGATGGTGAAAAGGCTGTGAAGAGATTGAGCAGTGTTGCAGATAGTGGAGAGTCTATGGTGGAGTCTGACAAGTGCTTTGAGAACTGGATCTTCCAGTTTGCGCAGCTGTTCAAGAACCATGTCGGGTTTGATTCTGATTCCTACTTGGACCTTCATGACCTTGGGATGAAGCTTTACACAGAAGCGATGGAAGATGCTGTGACCGGTGAAGACGCGCAAGTACTCTTTGAAATCGCGGCTGATAAGTTCCAAGAAATGGCTGCGCTAGCTATGTTCAACTGGGGCAACGTTCACATGTCTAAGGCGAGGAAGCAAGTCTGTTTGCCAGAAGATGCTTCGAGAGAAGCTGTAGTAGAAGCGGTTGAGGCTGCGTTTGTGTGGACACGAAACGAGTACAACAAAGCTGCTAAGAGATATGAAGAAGCTATTAGTACTAAACCTGATTTCTACGAAGCTCTCATTGCACTTGGGCAAGAGCAGTTTGAGCAGGCGAAGCTTTGCTGGTACCATGCACTCAAAGGCAAGGTAGACGTAGAGAGTGAGGTTTCTCAGGAGGTCCTTATGCTTTATAACAAAGCTGAGGATAGCATGGAGAGAGGTATGCAGATTTGGGAAGAGATGGAAGAACGTCGTTTAAACGGAATCTCAAAGCTGGATATACAGAGAGCACTGCTGAATAAGATGGGGTTGGATGGATGGTTTAGAGAAGCTGC
This portion of the Raphanus sativus cultivar WK10039 unplaced genomic scaffold, ASM80110v3 Scaffold0053, whole genome shotgun sequence genome encodes:
- the LOC130500874 gene encoding LOW QUALITY PROTEIN: uncharacterized protein LOC130500874 (The sequence of the model RefSeq protein was modified relative to this genomic sequence to represent the inferred CDS: substituted 2 bases at 2 genomic stop codons), with amino-acid sequence MPLPCHQPPDRRGEDGKRSCRTTGVENHGGQHVXLPSEAGASHMPRVCSCESCQAMATSPTRKRVSSDXWRSFASWSHS